In one window of Mus pahari chromosome 3, PAHARI_EIJ_v1.1, whole genome shotgun sequence DNA:
- the Adamtsl2 gene encoding ADAMTS-like protein 2 isoform X5 — protein MDGRRQHSRWAWSLLAMAVVAGAAAPTEASLHLQVSSVKVEPLLTLGRAVLFTQDKNPTSNSLEGGADTTAYWWGEWTKWTACSRSCGGGVTSQERHCLQQRRKSVPGTGNRTCVGTSKRYQLCRVQECPPDGRSFREEQCVSFNSRVYDGRAYQWKPLYPDDYVHISSKPCDLHCSTVDGQRQLTVPARDGTSCKLTDLRGVCVSGKCEPIGCDGVLFSTHTLDKCGVCQGDGSSCTHVTGNYRKGNNHLGYSLVTHIPAGARDIQIVERKKSADVLALADEAGFYFFNGNYKVDSPKNFNIAGTVVKYRRPMDVYETGIEYIVAQGPTNQGLNVMVWNQNGKSPSITFEYTLLQSPHMRHLPPVYYSFSEATSQSTESTERQELDSARLLGFVRHNGSLYRQTSSERLGLNSQLFQPPAPEVELGPSRGQETNEVCKQASGGVCEGPPRGKGFQDHNATGRALSADKDDREISAHFTSHELLSANTISDQLLGTGSESEEFSLNETMNSIFAQGAPRSSPAENLYVDYEENEGPAAYLINGSYLELSSDRINTSSEAPFPNTSASPPNLAGNRTQKARTRPKARKQGVSPADMYRWKLSSHEPCSATCTTGVMSTYAMCVRYDGVEVDDSYCDALTRPEPVHEFCAGRECQPRWETSSWSECSRTCGEGHQFRIVRCWKMLSPGFDSSVYSDLCEATEAVRPEERKTCRNPACGPQWEMSEWSECTAKCGERSVVTRDIRCSEDEKLCDPSTKPVGEKNCTGPPCDRQWTVSDWGPCSGSCGQGRTIRHVYCKTSDGRVVPESQCQTESKPLAIHPCGDKNCPAHWLAQDWERCNTTCGRGVKKRLVLCMELANGKPQIRSGPECGLARKPPEESTCFERPCFKWYTSPWSECTKTCGVGVRMRDVKCYQGTDIVRGCDPLVKPVGRQACDLQPCPTEPPDDSCQDQPGTNCALAIKVNLCGHWYYSKACCRSCRPPHS, from the exons CTGCATCTCCAGGTTTCTTCTGTTAAGGTGGAGCCTCTGCTTACTCTTGGGAGGGCGGTGCTTTTCACCCAGGACAAGAACCCCACATCCAACAGCCTGGAGGGAGGCGCTGACACCACTGCCTACTGGTGGGGGGAGTGGACCAAGTGGACAGCATGTTCCCGCAGTTGTGGGGGCGGGGTGACATCCCAGGAGCGCCACTGCCTGCAACAGAG GAGGAAGTCTGTTCCAGGCACAGGGAATAGGACCTGTGTGGGCACGTCCAAACGCTACCAGCTCTGCAGAGTGCAG GAGTGTCCACCGGATGGGAGGAGCTTCCGTGAAGAGCAGTGTGTCTCCTTCAACTCCCGTGTGTATGACGGCCGGGCGTACCAGTGGAAGCCCCTTTACCCGG atgACTACGTGCACATCTCCAGTAAGCCATGCGATCTACACTGCAGCACCGTGGATGGCCAACGGCAGCTCACGGTGCCGGCCCGAGACGGCACTTCCTGCAAGCTCACCGACCTGAGAGGGGTTTGCGTGTCTGGAAAATGTGAG CCCATTGGCTGTGATGGAGTGCTCTTCTCCACCCACACACTGGACAAGTGTGGTGTCTGCCAGGGGGACGGGAGCAGCTGCACCCACGTGACAGGCAACTACCGAAAGGGCAACAATCATCTTG GTTACTCTTTGGTGACCCATATTCCAGCTGGTGCCCGGGATATCCAGATtgtggagaggaagaagtcagcAGATGTGCTGG CTCTTGCTGACGAAGCTGGTTTCTACTTCTTCAATGGCAACTACAAAGTGGACAGCCCCAAGAACTTCAACATTGCTGGCACGGTGGTTAAGTACCGCCGGCCCATGGATGTCTATGAGACTGGCATCGAGTATATAGTGGCACAGGGACCCACCAACCAGGGCCTGAATGTCATG gTGTGGAACCAGAACGGCAAAAGCCCCTCTATCACCTTCGAGTACACCTTGCTGCAGTCGCCACACATGCGCCACCTGCCACCTGTTTATTACAGCTTCTCTGAGGCAACCTCCCAGAGCACAGAGAGCACCGAGCGGCAGGAGCTGGACAGTGCGAGGCTGCTGGGCTTCGTGCGGCACAATGGCTCACTCTACCGCCAGACCTCTTCAGAGAGGCTGGGCCTGAACAGCCAGCTGTTTCAGCCTCCAGCCCCTGAGGTGGAGCTGGGTCcaagcagaggccaggagacCAACGAGGTGTGCAAGCAAGCCAGCGGTGGGGTCTGTGAGGGACCtcccaggggcaagggcttccaAG ACCACAATGCCACTGGGAGAGCTCTCTCTGCGGACAAGGATGACCGGGAGATCAGTGCACATTTTACCTCCCACGAGCTTCTCTCAGCCAACACCATCTCCGATCAGCTCTTGGGCACAGGCTCTGAGTCAGAAGAGTTCTCACTCAACGAGACCATGAACAGCATCTTTGCCCAGGGTGCTCCCAGAAGCTCCCCAGCTGAGAACCTCTATGTGGATTATGAGGAGAATGAGGGGCCTGCTGCCTACTTGATCAATGGGTCTTACCTGGAGCTGAGCAGTGACAGGATCAACACCTCCTCTGAGGCCCCATTCCCCAACACCAGTGCCAGTCCCCCCAACTTGGCTGGGAACAGGACTCAAAAGGCAAG GACCAGACCCAAGGCACGCAAGCAAGGTGTGAGCCCAGCTGACATGTACCGATGGAAGCTCTCATCCCATGAGCCCTGCAGTGCCACATGCACCACAG GAGTCATGTCCACCTATGCCATGTGTGTTCGCTATGATGGTGTTGAAGTGGATGACAGCTACTGCGATGCCTTGACCCGTCCTGAGCCTGTCCACGAATTCTGCGCTGGGAGGGAGTGCCAGCCCAG GTGGGAGACCAGCAGCTGGAGCGAGTGCTCACGCACCTGTGGTGAGGGTCATCAGTTCCGTATTGTGCGCTGTTGGAAGATGCTGTCCCCTGGATTTGACAGCTCCGTGTACAGTGACCTCTGTGAAGCCACAGAGGCCGTCCGTCCGGAGGAACGCAAGACGTGCCGCAACCCAGCCTGCGGACCACAGTGGGAGATGTCTGAGTGGTCAGAG TGCACTGCCAAGTGCGGAGAGCGCAGTGTAGTGACCAGAGACATCCGCTGTTCGGAGGATGAGAAACTGTGCGACCCCAGCACCAAGCCTGTGGGAGAGAAGAACTGCACTGGGCCTCCCTGTGACCGCCAGTGGACTGTCTCAGACTGGGGACCG TGCAGCGGGAGCTGTGGACAGGGCCGCACCATCAGGCATGTGTACTGTAAGACCAGCGACGGAAGGGTAGTCCCCGAGTCTCAGTGCCAGACAGAGTCAAAACCTCTGGCCATCCACCCCTGTGGGGACAAGAACTGCCCAGCACACTGGCTGGCTCAGGACTGGGAAAGG TGCAACACCACCTGTGGGCGTGGTGTGAAAAAGCGATTAGTTCTCTGCATGGAGCTGGCCAACGGGAAGCCTCAGATCCGCAGTGGCCCTGAATGTGGGTTAGCCAGGAAGCCCCCTGAGGAGAGCACGTGCTTCGAGAGACCTTGCTTCAAGTGGTACACCAGCCCCTGGTCAGAG TGCACCAAAACATGTGGGGTAGGTGTGAGGATGCGAGACGTGAAGTGTTACCAGGGAACCGACATTGTCCGTGGATGTGACCCACTGGTGAAGCCTGTTGGCCGACAGGCTTGTGACTTGCAGCCATGCCCCACAGAGCCCCCAG ATGATAGCTGCCAGGATCAGCCAGGTACCAACTGTGCACTGGCCATCAAAGTGAACCTCTGCGGCCACTGGTACTACAGCAAAGCCTGCTGTCGCTCCTGCAGGCCCCCCCACTCCTAG
- the Adamtsl2 gene encoding ADAMTS-like protein 2 isoform X1, producing the protein MDGRRQHSRWAWSLLAMAVVAGAAAPTEASLHLQVSSVKVEPLLTLGRAVLFTQDKNPTSNSLEGGADTTAYWWGEWTKWTACSRSCGGGVTSQERHCLQQRRKSVPGTGNRTCVGTSKRYQLCRVQECPPDGRSFREEQCVSFNSRVYDGRAYQWKPLYPDDYVHISSKPCDLHCSTVDGQRQLTVPARDGTSCKLTDLRGVCVSGKCEPIGCDGVLFSTHTLDKCGVCQGDGSSCTHVTGNYRKGNNHLGYSLVTHIPAGARDIQIVERKKSADVLALADEAGFYFFNGNYKVDSPKNFNIAGTVVKYRRPMDVYETGIEYIVAQGPTNQGLNVMVWNQNGKSPSITFEYTLLQSPHMRHLPPVYYSFSEATSQSTESTERQELDSARLLGFVRHNGSLYRQTSSERLGLNSQLFQPPAPEVELGPSRGQETNEVCKQASGGVCEGPPRGKGFQDHNATGRALSADKDDREISAHFTSHELLSANTISDQLLGTGSESEEFSLNETMNSIFAQGAPRSSPAENLYVDYEENEGPAAYLINGSYLELSSDRINTSSEAPFPNTSASPPNLAGNRTQKARKSSLLWEPVQSKGPPRKEGLFSSSREASNNPGRGCHQTLWEQASGMQRHALKPGGWTRPKARKQGVSPADMYRWKLSSHEPCSATCTTGVMSTYAMCVRYDGVEVDDSYCDALTRPEPVHEFCAGRECQPRWETSSWSECSRTCGEGHQFRIVRCWKMLSPGFDSSVYSDLCEATEAVRPEERKTCRNPACGPQWEMSEWSECTAKCGERSVVTRDIRCSEDEKLCDPSTKPVGEKNCTGPPCDRQWTVSDWGPCSGSCGQGRTIRHVYCKTSDGRVVPESQCQTESKPLAIHPCGDKNCPAHWLAQDWERCNTTCGRGVKKRLVLCMELANGKPQIRSGPECGLARKPPEESTCFERPCFKWYTSPWSECTKTCGVGVRMRDVKCYQGTDIVRGCDPLVKPVGRQACDLQPCPTEPPDDSCQDQPGTNCALAIKVNLCGHWYYSKACCRSCRPPHS; encoded by the exons CTGCATCTCCAGGTTTCTTCTGTTAAGGTGGAGCCTCTGCTTACTCTTGGGAGGGCGGTGCTTTTCACCCAGGACAAGAACCCCACATCCAACAGCCTGGAGGGAGGCGCTGACACCACTGCCTACTGGTGGGGGGAGTGGACCAAGTGGACAGCATGTTCCCGCAGTTGTGGGGGCGGGGTGACATCCCAGGAGCGCCACTGCCTGCAACAGAG GAGGAAGTCTGTTCCAGGCACAGGGAATAGGACCTGTGTGGGCACGTCCAAACGCTACCAGCTCTGCAGAGTGCAG GAGTGTCCACCGGATGGGAGGAGCTTCCGTGAAGAGCAGTGTGTCTCCTTCAACTCCCGTGTGTATGACGGCCGGGCGTACCAGTGGAAGCCCCTTTACCCGG atgACTACGTGCACATCTCCAGTAAGCCATGCGATCTACACTGCAGCACCGTGGATGGCCAACGGCAGCTCACGGTGCCGGCCCGAGACGGCACTTCCTGCAAGCTCACCGACCTGAGAGGGGTTTGCGTGTCTGGAAAATGTGAG CCCATTGGCTGTGATGGAGTGCTCTTCTCCACCCACACACTGGACAAGTGTGGTGTCTGCCAGGGGGACGGGAGCAGCTGCACCCACGTGACAGGCAACTACCGAAAGGGCAACAATCATCTTG GTTACTCTTTGGTGACCCATATTCCAGCTGGTGCCCGGGATATCCAGATtgtggagaggaagaagtcagcAGATGTGCTGG CTCTTGCTGACGAAGCTGGTTTCTACTTCTTCAATGGCAACTACAAAGTGGACAGCCCCAAGAACTTCAACATTGCTGGCACGGTGGTTAAGTACCGCCGGCCCATGGATGTCTATGAGACTGGCATCGAGTATATAGTGGCACAGGGACCCACCAACCAGGGCCTGAATGTCATG gTGTGGAACCAGAACGGCAAAAGCCCCTCTATCACCTTCGAGTACACCTTGCTGCAGTCGCCACACATGCGCCACCTGCCACCTGTTTATTACAGCTTCTCTGAGGCAACCTCCCAGAGCACAGAGAGCACCGAGCGGCAGGAGCTGGACAGTGCGAGGCTGCTGGGCTTCGTGCGGCACAATGGCTCACTCTACCGCCAGACCTCTTCAGAGAGGCTGGGCCTGAACAGCCAGCTGTTTCAGCCTCCAGCCCCTGAGGTGGAGCTGGGTCcaagcagaggccaggagacCAACGAGGTGTGCAAGCAAGCCAGCGGTGGGGTCTGTGAGGGACCtcccaggggcaagggcttccaAG ACCACAATGCCACTGGGAGAGCTCTCTCTGCGGACAAGGATGACCGGGAGATCAGTGCACATTTTACCTCCCACGAGCTTCTCTCAGCCAACACCATCTCCGATCAGCTCTTGGGCACAGGCTCTGAGTCAGAAGAGTTCTCACTCAACGAGACCATGAACAGCATCTTTGCCCAGGGTGCTCCCAGAAGCTCCCCAGCTGAGAACCTCTATGTGGATTATGAGGAGAATGAGGGGCCTGCTGCCTACTTGATCAATGGGTCTTACCTGGAGCTGAGCAGTGACAGGATCAACACCTCCTCTGAGGCCCCATTCCCCAACACCAGTGCCAGTCCCCCCAACTTGGCTGGGAACAGGACTCAAAAGGCAAG GAAGTCAAGTCTGCTCTGGGAGCCGGTGCAATCAAAGGGACCGCCTAGAAAGGAAGGGCTATTTTCATCTTCTAGAGAGGCTTCAAACAACCCCGGGAGGGGCTGTCACCAGACACTTTGGGAACAGGCGTCTGGGATGCAAAGGCACGCTCTGAAGCCTGGAGGATG GACCAGACCCAAGGCACGCAAGCAAGGTGTGAGCCCAGCTGACATGTACCGATGGAAGCTCTCATCCCATGAGCCCTGCAGTGCCACATGCACCACAG GAGTCATGTCCACCTATGCCATGTGTGTTCGCTATGATGGTGTTGAAGTGGATGACAGCTACTGCGATGCCTTGACCCGTCCTGAGCCTGTCCACGAATTCTGCGCTGGGAGGGAGTGCCAGCCCAG GTGGGAGACCAGCAGCTGGAGCGAGTGCTCACGCACCTGTGGTGAGGGTCATCAGTTCCGTATTGTGCGCTGTTGGAAGATGCTGTCCCCTGGATTTGACAGCTCCGTGTACAGTGACCTCTGTGAAGCCACAGAGGCCGTCCGTCCGGAGGAACGCAAGACGTGCCGCAACCCAGCCTGCGGACCACAGTGGGAGATGTCTGAGTGGTCAGAG TGCACTGCCAAGTGCGGAGAGCGCAGTGTAGTGACCAGAGACATCCGCTGTTCGGAGGATGAGAAACTGTGCGACCCCAGCACCAAGCCTGTGGGAGAGAAGAACTGCACTGGGCCTCCCTGTGACCGCCAGTGGACTGTCTCAGACTGGGGACCG TGCAGCGGGAGCTGTGGACAGGGCCGCACCATCAGGCATGTGTACTGTAAGACCAGCGACGGAAGGGTAGTCCCCGAGTCTCAGTGCCAGACAGAGTCAAAACCTCTGGCCATCCACCCCTGTGGGGACAAGAACTGCCCAGCACACTGGCTGGCTCAGGACTGGGAAAGG TGCAACACCACCTGTGGGCGTGGTGTGAAAAAGCGATTAGTTCTCTGCATGGAGCTGGCCAACGGGAAGCCTCAGATCCGCAGTGGCCCTGAATGTGGGTTAGCCAGGAAGCCCCCTGAGGAGAGCACGTGCTTCGAGAGACCTTGCTTCAAGTGGTACACCAGCCCCTGGTCAGAG TGCACCAAAACATGTGGGGTAGGTGTGAGGATGCGAGACGTGAAGTGTTACCAGGGAACCGACATTGTCCGTGGATGTGACCCACTGGTGAAGCCTGTTGGCCGACAGGCTTGTGACTTGCAGCCATGCCCCACAGAGCCCCCAG ATGATAGCTGCCAGGATCAGCCAGGTACCAACTGTGCACTGGCCATCAAAGTGAACCTCTGCGGCCACTGGTACTACAGCAAAGCCTGCTGTCGCTCCTGCAGGCCCCCCCACTCCTAG
- the Adamtsl2 gene encoding ADAMTS-like protein 2 isoform X4, translated as MDGRRQHSRWAWSLLAMAVVAGAAAPTEASLHLQVSSVKVEPLLTLGRAVLFTQDKNPTSNSLEGGADTTAYWWGEWTKWTACSRSCGGGVTSQERHCLQQRRKSVPGTGNRTCVGTSKRYQLCRVQECPPDGRSFREEQCVSFNSRVYDGRAYQWKPLYPDDYVHISSKPCDLHCSTVDGQRQLTVPARDGTSCKLTDLRGVCVSGKCEPIGCDGVLFSTHTLDKCGVCQGDGSSCTHVTGNYRKGNNHLGYSLVTHIPAGARDIQIVERKKSADVLALADEAGFYFFNGNYKVDSPKNFNIAGTVVKYRRPMDVYETGIEYIVAQGPTNQGLNVMVWNQNGKSPSITFEYTLLQSPHMRHLPPVYYSFSEATSQSTESTERQELDSARLLGFVRHNGSLYRQTSSERLGLNSQLFQPPAPEVELGPSRGQETNEVCKQASGGVCEGPPRGKGFQDHNATGRALSADKDDREISAHFTSHELLSANTISDQLLGTGSESEEFSLNETMNSIFAQGAPRSSPAENLYVDYEENEGPAAYLINGSYLELSSDRINTSSEAPFPNTSASPPNLAGNRTQKARKSSLLWEPVQSKGPPRKEGLFSSSREASNNPGRGCHQTLWEQASGMQRHALKPGGWTRPKARKQGVSPADMYRWKLSSHEPCSATCTTGVMSTYAMCVRYDGVEVDDSYCDALTRPEPVHEFCAGRECQPSSVYSDLCEATEAVRPEERKTCRNPACGPQWEMSEWSECTAKCGERSVVTRDIRCSEDEKLCDPSTKPVGEKNCTGPPCDRQWTVSDWGPCSGSCGQGRTIRHVYCKTSDGRVVPESQCQTESKPLAIHPCGDKNCPAHWLAQDWERCNTTCGRGVKKRLVLCMELANGKPQIRSGPECGLARKPPEESTCFERPCFKWYTSPWSECTKTCGVGVRMRDVKCYQGTDIVRGCDPLVKPVGRQACDLQPCPTEPPDDSCQDQPGTNCALAIKVNLCGHWYYSKACCRSCRPPHS; from the exons CTGCATCTCCAGGTTTCTTCTGTTAAGGTGGAGCCTCTGCTTACTCTTGGGAGGGCGGTGCTTTTCACCCAGGACAAGAACCCCACATCCAACAGCCTGGAGGGAGGCGCTGACACCACTGCCTACTGGTGGGGGGAGTGGACCAAGTGGACAGCATGTTCCCGCAGTTGTGGGGGCGGGGTGACATCCCAGGAGCGCCACTGCCTGCAACAGAG GAGGAAGTCTGTTCCAGGCACAGGGAATAGGACCTGTGTGGGCACGTCCAAACGCTACCAGCTCTGCAGAGTGCAG GAGTGTCCACCGGATGGGAGGAGCTTCCGTGAAGAGCAGTGTGTCTCCTTCAACTCCCGTGTGTATGACGGCCGGGCGTACCAGTGGAAGCCCCTTTACCCGG atgACTACGTGCACATCTCCAGTAAGCCATGCGATCTACACTGCAGCACCGTGGATGGCCAACGGCAGCTCACGGTGCCGGCCCGAGACGGCACTTCCTGCAAGCTCACCGACCTGAGAGGGGTTTGCGTGTCTGGAAAATGTGAG CCCATTGGCTGTGATGGAGTGCTCTTCTCCACCCACACACTGGACAAGTGTGGTGTCTGCCAGGGGGACGGGAGCAGCTGCACCCACGTGACAGGCAACTACCGAAAGGGCAACAATCATCTTG GTTACTCTTTGGTGACCCATATTCCAGCTGGTGCCCGGGATATCCAGATtgtggagaggaagaagtcagcAGATGTGCTGG CTCTTGCTGACGAAGCTGGTTTCTACTTCTTCAATGGCAACTACAAAGTGGACAGCCCCAAGAACTTCAACATTGCTGGCACGGTGGTTAAGTACCGCCGGCCCATGGATGTCTATGAGACTGGCATCGAGTATATAGTGGCACAGGGACCCACCAACCAGGGCCTGAATGTCATG gTGTGGAACCAGAACGGCAAAAGCCCCTCTATCACCTTCGAGTACACCTTGCTGCAGTCGCCACACATGCGCCACCTGCCACCTGTTTATTACAGCTTCTCTGAGGCAACCTCCCAGAGCACAGAGAGCACCGAGCGGCAGGAGCTGGACAGTGCGAGGCTGCTGGGCTTCGTGCGGCACAATGGCTCACTCTACCGCCAGACCTCTTCAGAGAGGCTGGGCCTGAACAGCCAGCTGTTTCAGCCTCCAGCCCCTGAGGTGGAGCTGGGTCcaagcagaggccaggagacCAACGAGGTGTGCAAGCAAGCCAGCGGTGGGGTCTGTGAGGGACCtcccaggggcaagggcttccaAG ACCACAATGCCACTGGGAGAGCTCTCTCTGCGGACAAGGATGACCGGGAGATCAGTGCACATTTTACCTCCCACGAGCTTCTCTCAGCCAACACCATCTCCGATCAGCTCTTGGGCACAGGCTCTGAGTCAGAAGAGTTCTCACTCAACGAGACCATGAACAGCATCTTTGCCCAGGGTGCTCCCAGAAGCTCCCCAGCTGAGAACCTCTATGTGGATTATGAGGAGAATGAGGGGCCTGCTGCCTACTTGATCAATGGGTCTTACCTGGAGCTGAGCAGTGACAGGATCAACACCTCCTCTGAGGCCCCATTCCCCAACACCAGTGCCAGTCCCCCCAACTTGGCTGGGAACAGGACTCAAAAGGCAAG GAAGTCAAGTCTGCTCTGGGAGCCGGTGCAATCAAAGGGACCGCCTAGAAAGGAAGGGCTATTTTCATCTTCTAGAGAGGCTTCAAACAACCCCGGGAGGGGCTGTCACCAGACACTTTGGGAACAGGCGTCTGGGATGCAAAGGCACGCTCTGAAGCCTGGAGGATG GACCAGACCCAAGGCACGCAAGCAAGGTGTGAGCCCAGCTGACATGTACCGATGGAAGCTCTCATCCCATGAGCCCTGCAGTGCCACATGCACCACAG GAGTCATGTCCACCTATGCCATGTGTGTTCGCTATGATGGTGTTGAAGTGGATGACAGCTACTGCGATGCCTTGACCCGTCCTGAGCCTGTCCACGAATTCTGCGCTGGGAGGGAGTGCCAGCCCAG CTCCGTGTACAGTGACCTCTGTGAAGCCACAGAGGCCGTCCGTCCGGAGGAACGCAAGACGTGCCGCAACCCAGCCTGCGGACCACAGTGGGAGATGTCTGAGTGGTCAGAG TGCACTGCCAAGTGCGGAGAGCGCAGTGTAGTGACCAGAGACATCCGCTGTTCGGAGGATGAGAAACTGTGCGACCCCAGCACCAAGCCTGTGGGAGAGAAGAACTGCACTGGGCCTCCCTGTGACCGCCAGTGGACTGTCTCAGACTGGGGACCG TGCAGCGGGAGCTGTGGACAGGGCCGCACCATCAGGCATGTGTACTGTAAGACCAGCGACGGAAGGGTAGTCCCCGAGTCTCAGTGCCAGACAGAGTCAAAACCTCTGGCCATCCACCCCTGTGGGGACAAGAACTGCCCAGCACACTGGCTGGCTCAGGACTGGGAAAGG TGCAACACCACCTGTGGGCGTGGTGTGAAAAAGCGATTAGTTCTCTGCATGGAGCTGGCCAACGGGAAGCCTCAGATCCGCAGTGGCCCTGAATGTGGGTTAGCCAGGAAGCCCCCTGAGGAGAGCACGTGCTTCGAGAGACCTTGCTTCAAGTGGTACACCAGCCCCTGGTCAGAG TGCACCAAAACATGTGGGGTAGGTGTGAGGATGCGAGACGTGAAGTGTTACCAGGGAACCGACATTGTCCGTGGATGTGACCCACTGGTGAAGCCTGTTGGCCGACAGGCTTGTGACTTGCAGCCATGCCCCACAGAGCCCCCAG ATGATAGCTGCCAGGATCAGCCAGGTACCAACTGTGCACTGGCCATCAAAGTGAACCTCTGCGGCCACTGGTACTACAGCAAAGCCTGCTGTCGCTCCTGCAGGCCCCCCCACTCCTAG